A genomic region of Antennarius striatus isolate MH-2024 chromosome 16, ASM4005453v1, whole genome shotgun sequence contains the following coding sequences:
- the spns1 gene encoding protein spinster homolog 1 isoform X2: MASGEPTSDSAPFLSDDSEAEAEEQGAMAANQRPGEESGSGVSGVRATLTVAILCYINLLNYMDRFTVAGVLPGIEHYFGIEDGESGLLQTVFICSYMFLAPVFGYLGDRYNRKYIMSGGILFWSVVTLGSSYTPQGHFWLLLLTRGLVGVGEASYSTIAPTIIADLYVKEKRTNMLSIFYFAIPVGSGLGYIVGSQVGGVAQDWHWALRVTPGFGLVAVVLLLSVVQEPKRGGVEARPEHQLHRTSWLMDLQALSRNYSFVLSTFGFTAVAFVTGSLALWAPTFLFRAAVFADVKDPCEKGNCASSESLIFGIITCITGVLGVASGVMISRKLRTRTPRADPLVCATGLLMSAPFLYLAVVFAKTSTVATYVFIFFGETFLSMNWAIVADILLYVVVPTRRSTAEALQIVISHLLGDAGSPYLIGVLSDSLRKRNSFLWRFRSLQFSLLLCAFVSVAGGAFFLATAIYIERDRHRAENGVTTDDEPIVVPKSGRSTRVSVSSVLI; encoded by the exons ATGGCTTCCGGCGAGCCCACATCCGACTCGGCGCCGTTCCTCTCCGATGACAGCGAGGcggaggcagaggagcagggCGCCATGGCGGCCAATCAGCGGCCGGGGGAGGAGTCTGGCAGTGGGGTGTCCGGCGTGCGCGCGACGCTGACCGTCGCCATCCTGTGTTACATCAACCTGCTCAACTACATGGACAGGTTCACCGTGGCAG gTGTTCTTCCTGGAATAGAACACTACTTTGGCATCGAGGACGGGGAATCTGGTTTACTGCAAACAG TTTTTATCTGCAGCTACATGTTCCTGGCGCCGGTCTTTGGTTACCTTGGCGAcaggtacaacaggaagtacatcaTGAGCGGCGGCATCTTGTTCTGGTCCGTGGTGACTCTGGGCAGCTCCTACACGCCACAAGGA CATTtctggctgctgctgttgaCTCGCGGCCTCGTTGGCGTGGGAGAAGCGAGCTACTCCACCATCGCCCCCACCATCATCGCCGACCTCTACGTGAAGGAAAAGAGGACCAACATGCTCTCCATCTTCTACTTCGCTATTCCTGTGGGCAG TGGTCTCGGCTACATCGTGGGTTCCCAGGTGGGGGGCGTGGCTCAGGACTGGCACTGGGCTCTGCGG GTGACCCCGGGGTTCGGACTGGTCGccgtggtgctgctgctgtcggTGGTTCAGGAGCCCAAACGGGGCGGTGTCGAAGCGCGACCCGAGCACCAGCTGCACCGCACCAGCTGGCTGATGGACCTGCAGGCTCTGAGCAGGAA CTACAGCTTCGTGCTGTCCACCTTCGGCTTCACGGCGGTGGCGTTCGTCACCGGCTCCCTGGCCCTCTGGGCGCCGACCTTCCTCTTCCGGGCCGCCGTCTTCGCCGACGTGAAGGACCCCTGCGAGAAGGGCAACTGCGCCTCCTCGGAGAG CCTGATCTTCGGCATCATCACTTGCATCACGGGCGTGTTGGGTGTGGCCAGCGGCGTGATGATCAGCCGCAAGCTGAGGACGAGGACGCCCCGCGCCGACCCACTGGTCTGCGCCACTGGGCTGCTGATGTCGGCGCCGTTCCTCTACCTCGCCGTGGTGTTTGCTAAGACCAGCACTGTCGCTACATAC GTCTTCATCTTCTTTGGGGAGACCTTCCTGTCCATGAACTGGGCCATCGTGGCCGACATTCTGCTG TACGTGGTCGTTCCCACCCGCCGCTCCACTGCAGAGGCGCTGCAGATCGTCATCTCACACCTGCTGGGAGACGCAGGAAGTCCCTACCTGATCGGAGTG ctctccgactccctgaggaagaggaactcCTTCCTGTGGCGTTTCCGCTCGCTGCagttctctctgctgctctgtgCCTTCGTGTCTGTGGCGGGTGGAGCTTTCTTCCTCGCCACCGCCATCTACATCGAGAGGGACCGCCACCGGGCGGAGAATGGCGTCACGACAG ACGACGAGCCGATCGTTGTGCCCAAAAGTGGGCGGTCCACCCGAGTGTCGGTGTCCAGCGTCCTGATCTGA
- the LOC137610134 gene encoding uncharacterized protein, with protein sequence MAVNWLLVLSPAAIFISMVILAVVCLRCRTKVSIRQAHSDGSSEFRVVHPSQLTLDPCNMTPSNLLSSYSPSDDPAAQRRHRSFTLTETESNPSYENPADGSDSIHGDSDADTGYIHVLPGDEPLPTNQSRASTPSSDVRHGYENVPQDDMTPSDPSSVRQSPTRLPADGEEDKVYVNVDPKHFPGAAESSSSSDTDDEDDDVGNYVNVHDGVWTDPPSTILRL encoded by the exons ATGGCCGTCAACTGGCTCCTCGTCCTCTCCCCCGCCgccatcttcatctccatggTGATCCTGGCTGTCGTCTGTCTGCGCTGTAGGACcaaag TCTCCATCAGACAGGCACATTCAGACGG ATCCAGTGAATTCCGAGTCGTTCATCCCT CCCAGCTGACCCTTGACCCCTGTAACATGACTCCCTCCAACCTGCTGTCATCTTA CTCACCTTCAGACGATCCAGCAGCTCAGCGGAGACATCGCTCCTTCACCCTGACAGAAACCG AGAGTAATCCCAGCTATGAGAATCCAGCTGATG GATCTGATTCCATCCACGGCGACAGCGACGCAGACACCGGATACAT ACACGTTCTTCCTGGAGACGAACCTCtcccgaccaatcagagccgaGCTTCCACGCCCAGTTCAG ACGTTCGACATGGATATGAAAATGTCCCTCAGGACG ACATGACTCCGTCCGACCCGTCATCCGTCCGCCAGAGCCCCACCCGCCTGCCTGCTGATGGAGAAG AGGACAAAGTCTACGTCAACGTCGACCCCAAACACTTCCCCG GAGCAGCAGAGTCGTCGTCGTCGAGCGACACAGACGATGAAGACGACGACGTCGGGAACTACGTCAACGTCCACGATGGCGTCTGGACGGATCCTCCGTCCACGATCCTCCGCCTTTAa
- the nfatc2ip gene encoding NFATC2-interacting protein isoform X1 — MTSLSAPQVCDGEAQPVKPPPKRRRILDPSAIVPVPVYSNKVSSSLQLKPRAAAFMEEEPKDDAADESLWFQFSSRDPSDVILLSDSEEDEKRMTKKTDVDSPRCPSPPPLQSPVTKQSRKVKKKIREVDKRLQELNSFLSPEQQHTSRLRPSPLSSDDLGDDDVIVMTPSDSGETVAVTPPSPYCSVAREIPLKIRCRADIHKIPVLSSVPLRDVVSQLSLILGVPPPRLLLMREDMELPTDSTISELGIGIADIIECVVMAAEDKAEAVPSSSSSITVRLQGKDRKSLQEFTLLRDSPLGSIFSQYVSSMSAGSGMAARFQFDGSQVRHSQTPAELDMEDGDLIEVWT, encoded by the exons ATGACGTCACTGTCTGCTCCGCAGGTGTGTGACGGTGAGGCACAGCCGGTGAAACCCCCACCCAAACGCAGACGCATCCTCGACCCCTCAGCCATCGTCCCGGTGCCGGTGTACTCCAACAAG GTGAGCAGCAGCCTGCAGCTGAAGCCGCGGGCAGCGGCGTTCATGGAGGAGGAACCCAAAG ATGACGCTGCTGATGAGAGTCTGTGGTTTCAGTTTTCATCTCGAGATCCATCGGACGTCATCCTCCTCAGTGACTCTGAGGAGGATGAAAAGCGTATGACGAAGAAAACAGACGT GGACAGTCCTCGCTGTCCGTCTCCTCCGCCTCTTCAGAGTCCGGTCACCAAACAGTCCagaaaggtgaagaagaagatcag ggaggTCGACAAAAGACTCCAGGAGCTCAACTCCTTCCTGTCGCCTGAACAGCAGCACACGTCCAGACTCCGCCCATCTCCGCTCTCTTCTGATGACctcggtgatgatgatgtcatcgtgatGACCCCTAGTGATAGTGGTGAGACGGTTGCCGTGACGCCTCCCTCACCGTACTGCTCTGTGGCGCGGGAGATCCCGCTGAAGATCCGCTGCCGGGCGGACATCCACAAGATTCCGGTGCTGTCG TCGGTGCCTCTGAGGGACGTCGTCTCCCAGCTGTCGCTCATCCTCGGCGTTCCTCCTCCTCGCCTCCTGCTGATGAGGGAAGACATGGAGCTTCCGACAGACTCGACCATCAGTGAGCTCGGCATCGGCATCGCCGACATCATCg AGTGTGTTGTCATGGCAGCGGAGGATAAAGCTGAAGCCGTTccttccagcagcagcagcatcactgtcaGGCTGCAGGGGAAAGACCGGAAATCTCTGCAGGAGTTCACTCTGCTCAGG GACTCGCCGCTGGGCTCCATCTTCTCCCAGTATGTGTCCAGCATGTCTGCCGGTTCCGGGATGGCGGCCCGCTTCCAATTCGATGGATCCCAAGTGAGACACAGTCAGACGCCAGCTGAGCTGGACATGGAGGACGGAGACCTCATCGAGGTCTGGACCTGA
- the sgf29 gene encoding SAGA-associated factor 29, translated as MSADTKIAELLTELHQLIKQTQEERSRSEHNLLNIQKTHERMQTENKTSPYYRTKLRGLYTTAKADAEAECSILRHALDKIAEIKSLLEERRIAAKMAGVYSDSDPPRKTMRRGVLMTLLQQSAMTLPLWIGKPGESPPPLCGATPASSDYVAKQGDKVAARVKAVDGDEQWILAEVVSYNHSTNKYEVDDIDEEGKERHTLSRRRIIPLPQWKANPETDPEALFSKDQLVLALYPQTTCFYRALIHTPPHRPQDDYSVLFEDTSYADGYSPPLNVAQRYVVACKENKKK; from the exons ATGTCGGCTGATACTAAGATCGCAGAGCTGCTCACGGAGCTCCACCAGCTCATCAAGCAGACGCAG GAGGAGCGATCCCGCAGCGAACACAACCTCCTCAACATCCAGAAAACACACGAGAGGATGCAGACAGAGAACAAAA cgtCGCCATACTACCGCACCAAGCTGAGGGGGTTGTACACCACCGCCAAGGCCGACGCAGAGGCGGAGTGCAG catcCTGCGACACGCTCTGGATAAAATCGCTGAGATCAAGTCTttgctggaggagaggagaatcG CTGCTAAGATGGCGGGGGTCTACAGCGACAGCGACCCCCCCAGGAAGACGATGAGGCGCGGCGTCCTGATGACGCTCCTCCAGCAGTCGGCCATGACGCTCCCGCTGTGGATCGGCAAACCCGGGGAGAG ccccccccctctctgcgGGGCAACCCCGGCCAGCAGCGACTATGTGGCCAAGCAGGGCGACAAGGTGGCAGCAAGGGTGAAGGCCGTGGACGGAGACGAGCAGTGGATCCTAGCGGAGGTGGTCAGCTACAACCACTCCACCAACAA GTACGAGGTGGACGACATCGACGAAGAAGGCAAAGA GCGCCACACGCTGAGCCGGCGGCGGATCATCCCTCTGCCTCAGTGGAAGGCCAACCCGGAGACCGACCCCGAGGCGTTGTTCAGCAAGGACCAGCTGGTGCTGGCGCTCTACCCCCAGACCACCTGCTTCTACCGGGCCCTGatccacacacccccacacagg CCGCAGGACGACTACTCGGTGCTGTTCGAGGACACATCGTACGCCGACGGATACTCGCCGCCACTCAACGTGGCTCAGAGGTACGTGGTCGCCTGCaaggagaacaagaagaagTGA
- the LOC137610136 gene encoding synaptogyrin-1-like isoform X2, translating into MDGFQAYGAGKAGGVFDPMTFFRQPQTLVRILCWLFSIVILGCVANEGYTNRPEEDEEFCIFNRNQNACTYAVSMGTLCFLCCTAFIVLDVYFPQISGVKDRKKAVMADIGVSALWSLVWFVGFCFLANQWQVSKIEDNPLNEGADAARASIVFSFISVFTWGGLTLLSLERLKRVSFEEEYNKLFSPAVA; encoded by the exons ATGGATGGGTTCCAGGCGTACGGGGCAGGCAAGGCAGGGGGGGTCTTTGACCCCATGACCTTCTTCAGACAGCCTCAGACCCTCGTGAGGATCCTCTGCTGG ctcTTCTCCATTGTGATCCTCGGCTGCGTCGCCAACGAGGGTTACACCAACCGCccggaggaagacgaggagttCTGCATCTTCAACCGCAACCAGAATGCCTGCACATACGCCGTCTCCATGGGGACGCTCTGTTTCCTGTGCTGCACCGCCTTCATAGTGCTGGACGTTTACTTTCCTCAGATCAGCGGCGTGAAGGACAGAAAGAAGGCCGTCATGGCCGACATCGGGGTGTCAG CTCTCTGGTCTCTGGTCTGGTTCGTGGGTTTCTGTTTTCTGGCCAATCAGTGGCAGGTTTCTAAGATAGAAGACAACCCCCTGAACGAAGGTGCCGACGCCGCCAGAGCGTCCATCgtcttctccttcatctctgTCTTCACCTGG GGAGGTCTCACTCTGCTGTCGCTGGAGCGTCTGAAGAGAGTCTCGTTTGAGGAAGAGTACAACAAACTGTTCAGCCCAGCGGTCGCCTGA
- the spns1 gene encoding protein spinster homolog 1 isoform X1 — protein sequence MASGEPTSDSAPFLSDDSEAEAEEQGAMAANQRPGEESGSGVSGVRATLTVAILCYINLLNYMDRFTVAGVLPGIEHYFGIEDGESGLLQTVFICSYMFLAPVFGYLGDRYNRKYIMSGGILFWSVVTLGSSYTPQGHFWLLLLTRGLVGVGEASYSTIAPTIIADLYVKEKRTNMLSIFYFAIPVGSGLGYIVGSQVGGVAQDWHWALRVTPGFGLVAVVLLLSVVQEPKRGGVEARPEHQLHRTSWLMDLQALSRNYSFVLSTFGFTAVAFVTGSLALWAPTFLFRAAVFADVKDPCEKGNCASSESLIFGIITCITGVLGVASGVMISRKLRTRTPRADPLVCATGLLMSAPFLYLAVVFAKTSTVATYVFIFFGETFLSMNWAIVADILLYVVVPTRRSTAEALQIVISHLLGDAGSPYLIGVLSDSLRKRNSFLWRFRSLQFSLLLCAFVSVAGGAFFLATAIYIERDRHRAENGVTTGETSRTAAENVHRSDAILTQNPLFSLPLTDDEPIVVPKSGRSTRVSVSSVLI from the exons ATGGCTTCCGGCGAGCCCACATCCGACTCGGCGCCGTTCCTCTCCGATGACAGCGAGGcggaggcagaggagcagggCGCCATGGCGGCCAATCAGCGGCCGGGGGAGGAGTCTGGCAGTGGGGTGTCCGGCGTGCGCGCGACGCTGACCGTCGCCATCCTGTGTTACATCAACCTGCTCAACTACATGGACAGGTTCACCGTGGCAG gTGTTCTTCCTGGAATAGAACACTACTTTGGCATCGAGGACGGGGAATCTGGTTTACTGCAAACAG TTTTTATCTGCAGCTACATGTTCCTGGCGCCGGTCTTTGGTTACCTTGGCGAcaggtacaacaggaagtacatcaTGAGCGGCGGCATCTTGTTCTGGTCCGTGGTGACTCTGGGCAGCTCCTACACGCCACAAGGA CATTtctggctgctgctgttgaCTCGCGGCCTCGTTGGCGTGGGAGAAGCGAGCTACTCCACCATCGCCCCCACCATCATCGCCGACCTCTACGTGAAGGAAAAGAGGACCAACATGCTCTCCATCTTCTACTTCGCTATTCCTGTGGGCAG TGGTCTCGGCTACATCGTGGGTTCCCAGGTGGGGGGCGTGGCTCAGGACTGGCACTGGGCTCTGCGG GTGACCCCGGGGTTCGGACTGGTCGccgtggtgctgctgctgtcggTGGTTCAGGAGCCCAAACGGGGCGGTGTCGAAGCGCGACCCGAGCACCAGCTGCACCGCACCAGCTGGCTGATGGACCTGCAGGCTCTGAGCAGGAA CTACAGCTTCGTGCTGTCCACCTTCGGCTTCACGGCGGTGGCGTTCGTCACCGGCTCCCTGGCCCTCTGGGCGCCGACCTTCCTCTTCCGGGCCGCCGTCTTCGCCGACGTGAAGGACCCCTGCGAGAAGGGCAACTGCGCCTCCTCGGAGAG CCTGATCTTCGGCATCATCACTTGCATCACGGGCGTGTTGGGTGTGGCCAGCGGCGTGATGATCAGCCGCAAGCTGAGGACGAGGACGCCCCGCGCCGACCCACTGGTCTGCGCCACTGGGCTGCTGATGTCGGCGCCGTTCCTCTACCTCGCCGTGGTGTTTGCTAAGACCAGCACTGTCGCTACATAC GTCTTCATCTTCTTTGGGGAGACCTTCCTGTCCATGAACTGGGCCATCGTGGCCGACATTCTGCTG TACGTGGTCGTTCCCACCCGCCGCTCCACTGCAGAGGCGCTGCAGATCGTCATCTCACACCTGCTGGGAGACGCAGGAAGTCCCTACCTGATCGGAGTG ctctccgactccctgaggaagaggaactcCTTCCTGTGGCGTTTCCGCTCGCTGCagttctctctgctgctctgtgCCTTCGTGTCTGTGGCGGGTGGAGCTTTCTTCCTCGCCACCGCCATCTACATCGAGAGGGACCGCCACCGGGCGGAGAATGGCGTCACGACAGGTGAGACCAGCCGAACGGCGGCTGAAAACGTTCACCGATCTGATGCCATTCTGACCCAGAATCCATTGTTCTCTCTTCCGCTGACAGACGACGAGCCGATCGTTGTGCCCAAAAGTGGGCGGTCCACCCGAGTGTCGGTGTCCAGCGTCCTGATCTGA
- the LOC137610136 gene encoding synaptogyrin-1-like isoform X1 translates to MDGFQAYGAGKAGGVFDPMTFFRQPQTLVRILCWLFSIVILGCVANEGYTNRPEEDEEFCIFNRNQNACTYAVSMGTLCFLCCTAFIVLDVYFPQISGVKDRKKAVMADIGVSALWSLVWFVGFCFLANQWQVSKIEDNPLNEGADAARASIVFSFISVFTWAVQCLLAVYKFKLGADSVTFSHEYVDPNQQEAVEEVPPPEAWTGGTSE, encoded by the exons ATGGATGGGTTCCAGGCGTACGGGGCAGGCAAGGCAGGGGGGGTCTTTGACCCCATGACCTTCTTCAGACAGCCTCAGACCCTCGTGAGGATCCTCTGCTGG ctcTTCTCCATTGTGATCCTCGGCTGCGTCGCCAACGAGGGTTACACCAACCGCccggaggaagacgaggagttCTGCATCTTCAACCGCAACCAGAATGCCTGCACATACGCCGTCTCCATGGGGACGCTCTGTTTCCTGTGCTGCACCGCCTTCATAGTGCTGGACGTTTACTTTCCTCAGATCAGCGGCGTGAAGGACAGAAAGAAGGCCGTCATGGCCGACATCGGGGTGTCAG CTCTCTGGTCTCTGGTCTGGTTCGTGGGTTTCTGTTTTCTGGCCAATCAGTGGCAGGTTTCTAAGATAGAAGACAACCCCCTGAACGAAGGTGCCGACGCCGCCAGAGCGTCCATCgtcttctccttcatctctgTCTTCACCTGG GCGGTCCAATGTCTGCTGGCTGTCTACAAATTTAAATTGGGAGCTGATTCTGTCACGTTTAGCCACGAATACGTTGACCCCAACCAGCAGGAAGCTGTGGAGGAAGTCCCGCCCCCTGAGGCTTGGACAGGTGGGACTTCAGAGTGA
- the LOC137609324 gene encoding interferon alpha-17-like, with product MLLSLVPIILQVCILSLTVVAMPTCQLQGDLVQSAHHLLRDLGGDFPVHCVKYNANISIPGSAFPAATANQPQCRQALWVVYESLSEAGTVFDDYEIPVGEGGVTWDEKKLEDFQNLQYRLLKRASCLARVDGSGVLSSYFRNVTSLLQQEDSVACGWTVLRRDLLEVLTFTLQNHRNCYVWRKAQ from the exons ATGCTGCTATCATTGGtacccatcatcctccaggTTTGCATCCTCTCGCTGACAGTGGTTGCTATGCCGACCTGTCAGCTGCAGGGGGACCTGGTCCAGTCCGCCCATCACCTGCTGCGAGATCTG GGAGGAGACTTTCCTGTCCACTGTGTGAAATACAACGCCAACATCTCCATTCCAGGCTCCGCCTTCCCTGCTGCAACAGCCAATCAGCCTCAG TGCCGCCAAGCATTATGGGTGGTGTATGAGTCGCTGTCGGAGGCGGGGACAGTGTTTGATGATTATGAAATTCCTGTTGGAGAGGGCGGAGTCACCTGGGACGAAAAGAAACTTGAAGATTTCCAAAACCTCCAGTACCGACTGCTGAAGCGAGCAAGCTGC CTGGCCCGTGTCGACGGTTCGGGTGTTTTGTCGTCTTACTTCAGAAACGTGACGTCTCTCCTTCAGCAGGAG GACAGCGTTGCCTGTGGTTGGACGGTTCTGAGGCGGGACCTGCTGGAGGTTCTAACGTTCACGCTGCAGAATCATCGCAACTGCTACGTCTGGAGAAAGGCCCAGTGA
- the nfatc2ip gene encoding NFATC2-interacting protein isoform X2 — protein sequence MADPVCDGEAQPVKPPPKRRRILDPSAIVPVPVYSNKVSSSLQLKPRAAAFMEEEPKDDAADESLWFQFSSRDPSDVILLSDSEEDEKRMTKKTDVDSPRCPSPPPLQSPVTKQSRKVKKKIREVDKRLQELNSFLSPEQQHTSRLRPSPLSSDDLGDDDVIVMTPSDSGETVAVTPPSPYCSVAREIPLKIRCRADIHKIPVLSSVPLRDVVSQLSLILGVPPPRLLLMREDMELPTDSTISELGIGIADIIECVVMAAEDKAEAVPSSSSSITVRLQGKDRKSLQEFTLLRDSPLGSIFSQYVSSMSAGSGMAARFQFDGSQVRHSQTPAELDMEDGDLIEVWT from the exons ATGGCTGACCCG GTGTGTGACGGTGAGGCACAGCCGGTGAAACCCCCACCCAAACGCAGACGCATCCTCGACCCCTCAGCCATCGTCCCGGTGCCGGTGTACTCCAACAAG GTGAGCAGCAGCCTGCAGCTGAAGCCGCGGGCAGCGGCGTTCATGGAGGAGGAACCCAAAG ATGACGCTGCTGATGAGAGTCTGTGGTTTCAGTTTTCATCTCGAGATCCATCGGACGTCATCCTCCTCAGTGACTCTGAGGAGGATGAAAAGCGTATGACGAAGAAAACAGACGT GGACAGTCCTCGCTGTCCGTCTCCTCCGCCTCTTCAGAGTCCGGTCACCAAACAGTCCagaaaggtgaagaagaagatcag ggaggTCGACAAAAGACTCCAGGAGCTCAACTCCTTCCTGTCGCCTGAACAGCAGCACACGTCCAGACTCCGCCCATCTCCGCTCTCTTCTGATGACctcggtgatgatgatgtcatcgtgatGACCCCTAGTGATAGTGGTGAGACGGTTGCCGTGACGCCTCCCTCACCGTACTGCTCTGTGGCGCGGGAGATCCCGCTGAAGATCCGCTGCCGGGCGGACATCCACAAGATTCCGGTGCTGTCG TCGGTGCCTCTGAGGGACGTCGTCTCCCAGCTGTCGCTCATCCTCGGCGTTCCTCCTCCTCGCCTCCTGCTGATGAGGGAAGACATGGAGCTTCCGACAGACTCGACCATCAGTGAGCTCGGCATCGGCATCGCCGACATCATCg AGTGTGTTGTCATGGCAGCGGAGGATAAAGCTGAAGCCGTTccttccagcagcagcagcatcactgtcaGGCTGCAGGGGAAAGACCGGAAATCTCTGCAGGAGTTCACTCTGCTCAGG GACTCGCCGCTGGGCTCCATCTTCTCCCAGTATGTGTCCAGCATGTCTGCCGGTTCCGGGATGGCGGCCCGCTTCCAATTCGATGGATCCCAAGTGAGACACAGTCAGACGCCAGCTGAGCTGGACATGGAGGACGGAGACCTCATCGAGGTCTGGACCTGA